In one Candidatus Coatesbacteria bacterium genomic region, the following are encoded:
- a CDS encoding T9SS type A sorting domain-containing protein, whose amino-acid sequence MDDASTIELPANYGRLPESGSSTAAGPHFAPCSSFRPPLTGGIMRRLLTTLLLVGLLLLPAAASEQMTHEAIMADYEVGNISRYEELLNLTRMLKAPGELPERYRVYANDELRVSGTPIVLYVREHLDELPYEQADYIEELLLARPSSVGFVESSMYPVRMHYYDNSQISDAQDLLSYIEHSWSIETSDGGNPDRMWPPPPDYGYDYSDDYDFYFENIGGSVMGYAAPERRYTPYSDRYAYTSYIAIDVGMTESYNKSTACHELAHAVQFGTDFADTRLHETGAVYHEDVVYPGQGHDYSMVGTFQREPWKSIITSGGDIWEYGSWIWYKFLEVRHFDPDGVWYDQMYKDAIQPTGTNDPSIFESLDDMLVAKGFDIRHAFTEFSVWRLFTSIYHDNFHWPVKINAALNIDPANRHPVQCYPLTDGSVVSGKEPQKMGMNAVLFGTNNDHEMFNITFDGKDDKEYDVRIIGYRDGVDVESDVWTMDVDNEDSYGSITIPDWSPYDFIFMIVVFYNDGNLDPDDPDTGYWMGKGTYTYTARITEMDSGITDFSGAARDEGVLLSWTPTDDGRGFNVYRDGERLNSRPLEADTANYLDRDAAGGSYTLGALTVDGQEVVYGPVEVEPSYSGRALSLEQNYPNPVQGSTTISFELPEPDRVSVAVYDISGRLVSLLADEEFSAGRHELYWDAQSRPAGVYLYRLETENQSLTRRLVIDR is encoded by the coding sequence ATGGATGATGCATCTACCATTGAGCTGCCCGCGAATTATGGAAGATTGCCAGAGTCCGGCTCTTCGACCGCTGCCGGACCCCATTTCGCGCCTTGCTCATCTTTCCGACCGCCCCTGACTGGAGGCATTATGCGCCGCTTGTTAACGACCCTGCTCCTCGTCGGCTTGTTGCTGCTGCCCGCCGCGGCGAGCGAGCAGATGACCCACGAGGCGATCATGGCCGATTACGAGGTCGGCAATATCAGCCGTTACGAGGAGCTGCTGAACCTGACCAGGATGCTCAAGGCCCCCGGCGAGCTGCCGGAGCGCTACCGGGTCTACGCGAACGACGAGCTCCGCGTCTCGGGTACGCCGATCGTCCTCTACGTGCGCGAGCATCTGGACGAGCTGCCCTACGAGCAGGCCGATTACATTGAGGAGCTGTTGTTGGCGCGGCCCTCGAGCGTCGGCTTCGTCGAATCCAGCATGTATCCGGTGCGGATGCACTACTACGACAACTCGCAGATCTCCGACGCCCAGGACCTGCTGAGTTACATCGAGCACTCCTGGAGCATCGAGACCAGCGACGGCGGTAATCCCGACCGGATGTGGCCGCCGCCGCCCGACTACGGCTACGACTACAGCGACGACTACGACTTCTACTTCGAGAACATCGGCGGCAGCGTGATGGGCTACGCCGCCCCCGAGCGTCGCTACACGCCTTACTCCGACCGATACGCCTACACCAGTTACATCGCCATCGACGTCGGCATGACCGAAAGCTACAACAAGTCCACCGCCTGCCACGAGCTGGCCCATGCCGTGCAGTTCGGCACGGACTTCGCCGACACGCGGCTCCACGAGACCGGCGCCGTCTACCACGAGGACGTGGTCTATCCCGGCCAGGGTCACGACTACAGCATGGTCGGCACCTTCCAGCGCGAACCCTGGAAGAGCATCATCACTTCGGGCGGGGACATCTGGGAGTACGGTAGCTGGATCTGGTACAAGTTCCTCGAGGTCCGGCATTTCGATCCCGACGGCGTCTGGTACGATCAGATGTACAAGGACGCCATCCAACCCACGGGAACCAACGACCCCAGCATCTTCGAGAGCCTCGACGACATGCTGGTCGCCAAGGGCTTCGACATCCGTCACGCCTTCACCGAATTCAGTGTCTGGCGCCTGTTCACCAGCATCTACCACGACAACTTCCACTGGCCCGTCAAGATCAACGCCGCCCTGAACATCGATCCGGCCAACCGTCACCCCGTCCAGTGCTACCCCCTGACCGACGGCTCCGTGGTCAGCGGCAAAGAACCGCAGAAGATGGGCATGAACGCCGTCCTCTTCGGCACCAACAACGATCACGAGATGTTCAACATCACCTTCGACGGCAAGGACGATAAGGAGTACGACGTCCGGATCATCGGCTACCGTGACGGCGTCGACGTCGAGAGCGATGTCTGGACGATGGACGTCGATAACGAGGACTCCTACGGCTCGATCACCATCCCCGACTGGTCGCCCTACGACTTCATCTTCATGATCGTCGTCTTCTACAACGACGGCAACCTGGATCCGGACGATCCGGACACGGGCTACTGGATGGGCAAAGGCACCTACACCTACACCGCCCGGATCACCGAGATGGATAGCGGGATCACCGACTTCAGCGGCGCGGCCCGTGACGAGGGCGTCCTGCTGAGCTGGACCCCGACTGACGACGGCCGCGGCTTCAACGTTTACCGCGACGGGGAGCGTCTCAACAGCCGACCCCTGGAAGCCGACACCGCCAACTATCTCGATCGCGACGCCGCCGGCGGCAGCTACACCCTCGGCGCCCTGACCGTCGACGGTCAGGAGGTCGTCTACGGACCCGTCGAGGTCGAGCCGAGCTACTCCGGCCGTGCGCTGAGCCTGGAGCAGAACTACCCCAACCCCGTTCAGGGCTCCACCACCATCAGCTTCGAGCTGCCCGAGCCCGACCGGGTGAGTGTCGCCGTCTACGATATCTCCGGCCGCCTGGTCTCCCTGCTGGCCGACGAGGAGTTCTCCGCCGGTCGCCACGAGTTGTACTGGGACGCTCAGAGCCGTCCCGCCGGCGTTTACCTCTACCGGCTGGAGACGGAGAACCAGAGCCTGACCCGACGCCTGGTCATCGACCGTTAA
- a CDS encoding histidinol-phosphatase HisJ family protein codes for MIGPVKRQRYRRLLQKLRDRRTLDNNRGRSLLDTHLHSRFSIDSRAEPADYARLAGLHDYIALEFTEHLDLDPADKSCGYYDAAGHAAALAEARRLAPRTFIGRGAELTYYPSREEEIAAYLDEVPFDYALGSVHVIDDLEANLTSRSGALEYFAATTEQEAYGRYFEHLYGAAQSGLFQALGHPDICKRYGVLFYGSFQTRRWEEELRAVFRACRLTGTGFELNVAGWGQAPAEPYPNLEGLKLAREEGVELVTVCTDAHGINRFGPLLIRRGLELLRAAGFERVYYWRERAAVPVEIADLLAGRRRSGVA; via the coding sequence ATCATTGGCCCCGTGAAGCGTCAAAGATACCGACGTCTCCTGCAGAAGCTGCGAGACCGTCGAACGCTGGACAACAACCGGGGAAGAAGCTTGCTCGACACCCACCTGCACAGCCGCTTTTCGATCGATTCCCGGGCCGAGCCCGCCGACTACGCCCGCCTGGCCGGTCTCCACGATTACATCGCCCTGGAGTTCACCGAACACCTGGACCTGGATCCGGCGGACAAGTCCTGCGGCTACTACGACGCGGCGGGGCACGCGGCGGCCCTCGCCGAGGCGCGCCGGTTGGCCCCGCGAACCTTCATCGGTCGCGGCGCCGAGTTGACCTACTACCCCAGCCGCGAGGAGGAGATCGCCGCCTACCTCGACGAGGTGCCCTTCGATTACGCCTTGGGCAGCGTCCACGTCATCGACGATCTCGAGGCCAATCTGACCTCGCGTTCCGGCGCCCTGGAGTACTTCGCCGCCACGACGGAGCAGGAGGCTTACGGCCGCTACTTCGAGCATCTTTACGGTGCCGCTCAGAGCGGTCTGTTCCAGGCCCTCGGCCACCCCGACATCTGCAAGCGCTACGGCGTGCTGTTCTACGGCTCCTTCCAGACCCGGCGTTGGGAGGAGGAGCTGCGGGCGGTCTTCCGCGCCTGTCGCTTGACGGGCACGGGTTTCGAGCTCAACGTCGCCGGCTGGGGCCAGGCCCCGGCCGAACCCTACCCCAACCTGGAGGGTCTCAAGCTGGCCCGCGAGGAAGGGGTCGAGCTGGTGACCGTCTGCACCGACGCCCACGGCATCAACCGCTTCGGGCCGTTGTTGATCCGGCGGGGCCTGGAGTTGCTGCGGGCCGCCGGATTCGAACGGGTCTACTACTGGCGCGAGCGCGCCGCCGTGCCCGTCGAGATCGCCGATCTGCTGGCCGGCCGCCGCCGAAGCGGGGTGGCCTGA
- a CDS encoding DUF1318 domain-containing protein yields the protein MKSRSVLFGVVAVLLAAGCAQVEFNLELVDTKTMMENQIIGSYEELGEDVWLVSNVRSGEELPPLEELAETDPERARALTAYADSLFLDEELRRLKAAGLVGETAEGYLALTPLGVDDPFTAELVERENANRRIIFERLAAVTAELSAPDPVAEVARTYGRLFTERRLPGYWYRDAAGGWHVAD from the coding sequence GTGAAGAGCAGGAGCGTTTTGTTCGGCGTCGTCGCCGTGTTGCTGGCCGCCGGTTGCGCCCAGGTCGAGTTCAACCTGGAGCTGGTCGACACCAAGACGATGATGGAGAACCAGATCATCGGCTCCTACGAGGAGCTGGGCGAGGATGTCTGGCTGGTCTCCAACGTGCGTTCCGGCGAGGAATTGCCGCCGCTGGAGGAGCTGGCCGAGACCGATCCGGAGCGGGCCCGGGCGTTGACGGCCTACGCCGATTCCCTCTTCCTGGATGAGGAGCTGCGTCGGCTCAAGGCCGCCGGTCTGGTCGGCGAGACCGCCGAGGGCTATCTGGCGCTCACCCCCCTGGGGGTCGACGACCCCTTCACCGCCGAGTTGGTGGAGCGCGAGAACGCCAACCGGCGGATCATCTTCGAGCGCCTGGCCGCCGTCACCGCGGAGCTGAGCGCGCCCGACCCCGTGGCCGAGGTCGCCCGCACCTACGGCCGCCTGTTCACCGAGCGCCGCCTGCCCGGCTACTGGTACCGCGACGCGGCGGGCGGTTGGCACGTCGCCGATTGA